In Spiroplasma litorale, a single genomic region encodes these proteins:
- a CDS encoding ABC transporter ATP-binding protein, giving the protein MNNNLAIEMKNITMIFNKKIIANNNINLKVKKGEIHAIIGENGAGKSTLMSILFGLYNPTFGEIFINGKSQIITNPVKANKLGIGMVHQHFKLIETYPFWKNISLGSEQTFLKFFINKQKTIKKITEIMNKYNLNIDLNKKPINSSVASQQKAEILKALYKESNILIFDEPTAVLTPNEIDGFLEVLLNLKKMGKTIVFITHKMAEIKKVADTATVLRNGEVVGEFDVKSTTVEQFATSMVGRKLKEVHVNYKEIKKDVILSIENLSMQNHNNHKITALKDFSLEISKGEIVSISGVEGNGQLELVNAITGLSKIKKGKIFIKNNLINKASVTKRYHKYKISHIPEDRHKHGLVLNNNLIDNMVLQDISQKKFSKFGFINFNAVQEYGQNIVKKYDVRNSQSGYAIARQLSGGNQQKAIVGRELERESDLIVIFQPTRGLDIGSIEFIHSEILKAKEKGKAILLISYELSEIIALSDRVIVLNSGNKVGELKGKEINIDKIGLMMMGERI; this is encoded by the coding sequence ATGAACAATAATCTAGCGATTGAAATGAAAAATATCACAATGATTTTTAATAAAAAAATTATTGCAAATAATAACATAAACTTAAAAGTTAAAAAAGGTGAAATTCACGCTATAATTGGCGAAAATGGTGCGGGAAAATCGACTTTAATGTCAATTCTTTTTGGTTTATACAATCCAACATTTGGAGAAATATTCATTAATGGTAAAAGCCAAATTATCACAAACCCAGTTAAAGCAAATAAATTAGGAATAGGTATGGTTCATCAGCATTTTAAATTAATCGAAACTTATCCTTTTTGAAAAAACATATCACTTGGTAGTGAACAGACATTTCTTAAATTTTTTATTAATAAGCAAAAAACAATAAAAAAAATAACAGAAATAATGAATAAATATAATTTAAATATTGATTTAAATAAGAAACCAATTAATTCAAGTGTTGCTTCTCAACAAAAAGCAGAAATTTTAAAAGCGCTTTATAAAGAATCAAACATATTGATTTTCGATGAACCAACAGCCGTGCTTACTCCTAATGAAATTGATGGATTTTTAGAAGTTTTATTAAATCTTAAAAAAATGGGTAAAACAATCGTTTTTATAACTCACAAAATGGCAGAAATCAAAAAAGTTGCAGATACAGCAACCGTTCTTAGAAATGGCGAAGTCGTTGGCGAATTTGATGTAAAATCTACAACTGTTGAACAATTTGCAACTTCTATGGTTGGCCGTAAATTAAAAGAAGTTCATGTTAATTACAAAGAAATAAAAAAAGATGTAATTTTATCAATCGAAAACTTAAGTATGCAAAACCATAATAATCATAAAATTACAGCTTTGAAAGATTTCTCTTTAGAAATATCTAAAGGAGAAATTGTCTCAATTTCGGGTGTTGAAGGTAATGGTCAATTAGAATTAGTAAATGCAATTACAGGTTTATCAAAAATAAAAAAAGGTAAAATATTTATAAAAAATAATTTAATTAATAAAGCTTCTGTAACTAAAAGATATCATAAATATAAAATTAGTCACATACCAGAAGATAGACATAAACATGGATTAGTTTTAAATAATAATTTAATTGATAATATGGTTCTTCAAGATATATCACAAAAAAAGTTTAGCAAATTTGGGTTTATTAATTTTAATGCTGTACAAGAGTATGGACAAAACATTGTAAAAAAATATGATGTTAGAAATTCTCAATCTGGTTATGCAATTGCAAGACAATTATCGGGTGGAAATCAACAAAAGGCGATTGTTGGAAGAGAACTTGAAAGAGAAAGTGATTTAATTGTAATATTTCAACCAACCAGGGGATTAGATATCGGATCAATAGAGTTTATTCACTCAGAAATTTTAAAAGCTAAAGAAAAAGGTAAAGCAATTTTACTAATATCATATGAGCTTAGTGAGATCATTGCTTTATCAGACAGAGTTATCGTACTAAATTCCGGTAATAAAGTTGGTGAACTTAAGGGTAAAGAAATAAATATTGATAAAATAGGTTTAATGATGATGGGAGAAAGAATTTAA
- a CDS encoding YlxR family protein, translated as MIKKKEVLRKDIATGKMFPRNFLTRIVKNKKGEISVDLSYKAHGKGVYILLNEVSIKKLIQKSLLDRAYRTSINKNVYQKIEEELLALLKNE; from the coding sequence ATGATTAAAAAAAAAGAAGTATTAAGAAAAGATATAGCTACAGGAAAAATGTTTCCAAGAAATTTTTTAACTAGGATTGTAAAAAACAAAAAAGGTGAAATTAGTGTAGATTTATCATACAAAGCTCATGGTAAAGGAGTTTATATTTTGTTAAATGAAGTTTCAATTAAAAAACTAATTCAAAAATCTCTTCTCGATAGAGCATACAGAACTTCTATAAATAAAAATGTTTATCAAAAAATAGAAGAAGAATTATTGGCATTATTGAAAAATGAATAA
- a CDS encoding ABC transporter permease translates to MKFNTKFWIKKQHLINSLTSEKTKNSFSIIKASVLSILFGLLIGIIIIFINGENGFAFIASSIEQSLSNDSNTFLPTTLNYFSTYALMGIGLALGFKIGLFNMGGTGQAVIGMTLSVLAIGNKASAEGMSFKDIDSSFVINVFFIFIFSGIAISLISGILKVAFNIHEVVTTVMLNWVVWIFSNWLFDRPTWEWSTNHSTEKLNKNWVAIGDNIWVLGVILTLISVLLVYILVNLTTFGYKFKVAGKQPTAAKYAGINMKYYIILTTALQGLFISMGGFIYYMTIQLSITTGNVSMLPTIGFDAIPIALVAFSNVFGILPVAFLWAMLKNGSDIAKAIEFPLLSKDVSTLVFGAITYGAGISALFYKLNLYQYIYKNTFIFKDYNFTKNWFTKNKLIWKLRKQKILIYKNEELLKFKNEENNKKNILKSDIKKNYDDLINLKKSNQNLNNDEYKKLFELIKKLNNDLKSQKTYFRKNYRYLKKDIKTYINFEIKKVKEELNISWDESIIDHKKYSLMGFKKQSKLNIKNKKFDLLNNLIFSINNVNSKKINLLNEVKVLNKLIKDEKKNYNIKIKDLNKNSTKEEYINKNNELKNNFKTIIDQYKIKKHELKKSNSELIKKMLHDINVQNKKSVDDFIDMKNNVSAKTKENVEQIKNKFKELKKDFNSKNKSLNKINDKSKKIFERDKYINKVEYYNKKREVVKNYVS, encoded by the coding sequence ATGAAATTTAATACAAAATTTTGAATAAAGAAACAACATTTAATAAATTCTTTGACTTCTGAAAAAACTAAGAATAGTTTTTCAATTATTAAAGCGTCAGTATTGTCTATATTATTTGGTTTATTGATTGGTATAATAATTATATTTATAAATGGTGAAAATGGATTTGCTTTTATTGCTTCTTCAATTGAACAATCATTAAGTAATGACTCAAATACCTTTTTACCAACAACACTAAATTATTTTTCGACATATGCATTAATGGGAATAGGTCTAGCTCTTGGTTTTAAAATTGGTTTATTTAATATGGGTGGAACTGGACAAGCTGTAATAGGAATGACGCTAAGTGTATTAGCAATTGGGAACAAAGCGTCTGCTGAGGGAATGAGTTTTAAAGACATTGATAGTTCTTTTGTTATAAATGTGTTTTTTATATTTATATTTTCTGGAATTGCAATTTCATTAATTTCAGGGATACTAAAGGTCGCTTTTAATATACACGAAGTAGTAACAACTGTTATGTTAAATTGAGTAGTTTGAATTTTTTCAAATTGGTTATTTGATAGACCTACTTGAGAATGAAGTACTAATCATTCTACTGAAAAATTAAATAAAAATTGAGTTGCTATCGGGGATAATATTTGAGTTCTTGGTGTTATATTAACTTTAATATCAGTATTGTTAGTTTATATTTTGGTTAATTTAACAACTTTTGGTTACAAATTTAAAGTTGCAGGAAAACAACCAACAGCAGCAAAGTATGCAGGAATTAATATGAAATATTACATAATATTAACAACTGCATTACAAGGTTTATTTATAAGCATGGGTGGTTTTATCTACTACATGACAATTCAATTAAGTATAACAACAGGAAATGTATCAATGCTACCAACAATTGGTTTTGATGCAATCCCGATTGCATTGGTTGCATTTAGTAATGTTTTTGGCATATTACCTGTCGCATTTTTGTGAGCTATGTTAAAAAATGGTTCAGATATTGCAAAAGCAATTGAGTTCCCATTATTGTCAAAAGATGTTTCTACGTTAGTATTTGGTGCTATTACTTATGGTGCAGGTATTTCAGCGTTATTTTATAAATTAAATTTATATCAATATATTTACAAGAATACTTTTATATTCAAAGATTATAATTTTACTAAAAATTGATTTACTAAAAATAAATTAATTTGAAAATTGCGCAAACAAAAAATACTTATATATAAAAACGAAGAATTGCTAAAATTTAAAAATGAAGAAAATAATAAAAAAAACATTTTAAAATCTGATATTAAAAAGAATTATGATGATTTAATTAATCTTAAAAAATCAAATCAAAACTTAAATAATGATGAATACAAAAAATTGTTCGAATTAATAAAAAAACTAAATAATGATTTGAAAAGTCAAAAAACTTATTTTAGAAAAAATTATAGATACTTAAAAAAAGATATTAAAACATATATTAATTTCGAAATCAAAAAAGTTAAAGAAGAACTAAATATAAGTTGAGATGAATCAATAATTGATCATAAAAAATATTCCTTAATGGGTTTTAAAAAACAAAGTAAATTAAATATAAAAAATAAAAAATTCGATTTATTAAATAATTTAATATTTTCAATTAATAACGTAAATTCTAAAAAAATTAATCTTTTAAATGAAGTAAAAGTTCTAAATAAACTTATTAAAGATGAAAAGAAAAATTATAATATCAAAATTAAAGACTTAAATAAAAATTCAACAAAGGAAGAATATATAAATAAAAATAATGAACTAAAAAATAATTTCAAAACAATTATTGACCAATATAAAATAAAAAAACATGAATTAAAAAAAAGTAATTCAGAACTTATTAAAAAAATGTTACATGATATTAATGTACAAAATAAAAAAAGTGTAGATGACTTTATTGATATGAAAAATAATGTTAGTGCTAAAACTAAAGAAAATGTAGAACAAATTAAAAATAAATTTAAGGAATTAAAAAAAGATTTTAATTCTAAAAATAAATCATTAAATAAAATAAATGATAAATCTAAAAAAATATTTGAAAGAGATAAATATATTAATAAAGTAGAATATTATAATAAAAAACGTGAGGTGGTGAAAAATTATGTCAGTTAA
- the rbfA gene encoding 30S ribosome-binding factor RbfA codes for MPKDVKIERAQSTILRELNLILQREFHDCEYIKFLSIHEVRLSNDMSHAKIYYSFLNPNFDLEDVKNEIKENLKEIRMLLANKVEMRSVPDLTFEYDEALENANNIEKILKDIKK; via the coding sequence ATGCCAAAAGATGTAAAAATAGAGCGTGCTCAATCAACAATACTTAGAGAACTAAATCTAATTTTGCAAAGAGAATTTCACGATTGCGAATATATTAAATTTTTATCAATTCATGAAGTTAGGCTATCTAACGATATGAGCCATGCAAAAATATACTATTCATTTTTGAACCCAAATTTTGATCTTGAAGATGTAAAAAATGAAATAAAAGAAAATTTAAAAGAAATAAGAATGCTTCTTGCAAATAAAGTTGAAATGAGAAGTGTTCCAGATCTTACTTTTGAATATGATGAAGCACTTGAAAATGCAAATAATATTGAAAAAATATTAAAAGATATTAAAAAATAA
- the nusA gene encoding transcription termination factor NusA: MIDGAKLLDAIFEIVQDKKIDKSIIFEGIKDGFQKAYEKFFDPEAIIKVEIDENIGSIKVFKELVIVEELEDEWLEIELEDAVKIYGDNLKIGDKVYEPVEFTNEFSKLAVMQVGQIIKQKIREAEKAMIYEEFLPRNHEIVGGTVKDITETSYLVEIDGVIIPIWSKKTIPGEKFDIDDIISFYIEEISKDNKHSQISATRIHPDFLAKLMEIEVPEIMEGIVEVKAVSREPGKRAKIAVVSHEENIDPIGSCVGASGSRIKNVTKQLNGEKIDVVLYNDDKKIFVMNSLAPVRVISISIDEENNECFIVVPNEQLSLAIGKKGMAARLVANLVNMKINIYSLDVANEKEIEILWNGNITKEELETTNFVENTNKRRESIK, from the coding sequence GTGATAGATGGCGCAAAATTACTTGATGCAATTTTTGAAATTGTTCAAGACAAAAAAATAGATAAAAGCATAATATTTGAAGGTATTAAAGATGGTTTCCAAAAAGCTTATGAAAAGTTTTTTGACCCAGAAGCAATCATAAAAGTTGAAATAGACGAAAATATTGGCTCAATTAAAGTTTTTAAAGAACTTGTTATAGTTGAAGAACTTGAAGATGAGTGATTGGAAATTGAACTTGAAGATGCTGTAAAAATTTATGGTGATAATTTAAAAATAGGTGATAAAGTATACGAACCTGTTGAATTCACTAATGAATTTTCAAAACTTGCTGTTATGCAAGTAGGTCAAATTATAAAACAAAAAATTCGCGAAGCTGAAAAAGCAATGATATACGAAGAATTTTTACCTAGAAATCACGAAATAGTTGGTGGTACAGTAAAAGACATAACTGAAACTAGTTATTTAGTTGAAATTGATGGAGTTATAATTCCTATTTGAAGTAAAAAAACAATTCCTGGCGAAAAATTTGATATAGATGATATTATTTCATTTTATATTGAAGAAATTTCAAAAGATAATAAACATTCACAAATATCTGCTACAAGAATTCACCCAGATTTTTTAGCAAAATTAATGGAAATTGAAGTTCCAGAAATTATGGAAGGTATTGTTGAAGTAAAAGCAGTATCAAGAGAACCAGGTAAACGTGCTAAGATTGCAGTTGTATCTCATGAAGAAAATATTGATCCAATTGGTAGTTGTGTTGGTGCATCTGGAAGCAGAATAAAAAATGTTACTAAACAATTAAATGGAGAAAAAATAGATGTTGTTTTATATAATGATGATAAAAAGATTTTTGTAATGAATTCTCTTGCTCCAGTTAGAGTTATAAGTATAAGTATTGATGAAGAAAATAATGAATGCTTTATTGTTGTTCCAAATGAACAATTATCTTTAGCAATAGGTAAAAAAGGAATGGCTGCAAGATTAGTCGCAAACCTTGTTAATATGAAAATAAATATTTATTCACTAGATGTAGCAAATGAAAAAGAAATAGAAATATTATGAAATGGTAATATTACTAAAGAAGAACTTGAAACAACTAACTTTGTTGAAAACACAAACAAAAGAAGAGAATCTATTAAATAA
- a CDS encoding IS3 family transposase: MKIRGESALEWGSGTQAKGNIKKFKSHDWIFKEPDDMSIEELREALKLERALKKHLAKTTKEKYFAIFNVKKMFSLKLSCLYLKVSRYGYLKWLKNGKPKYKNYNRILAIKIRCLFYLFKKRYGYNMITLFLNKYFKERLNPWVVYRYMKIMSLKAAKKKKVPNYDKSGPLRFENLLNRNFKSKNINEKWVTDVTYIKTINGNVYLSVIKDLFNSEIIDWKLSVSPNNKLCHTNLISAIKKRGAPKIIHSDQGSPYTNETWERLCKTNNINISMSRRGNSPDNGPVSLFLELLKMNVYIHIK; encoded by the coding sequence ATGAAAATCAGAGGTGAAAGCGCTCTTGAATGAGGTAGCGGAACACAAGCAAAAGGAAATATCAAAAAATTTAAATCTCATGATTGAATTTTTAAAGAACCTGATGATATGAGCATTGAAGAATTAAGAGAGGCTTTGAAACTGGAAAGAGCTTTAAAAAAGCATTTGGCGAAGACAACTAAGGAAAAGTACTTCGCCATTTTTAATGTTAAAAAAATGTTTTCTTTGAAATTATCTTGTTTATATTTAAAAGTTTCAAGGTATGGATATTTAAAATGACTTAAAAACGGAAAACCAAAGTATAAAAATTATAATAGAATTTTAGCAATTAAGATAAGATGCCTTTTTTACTTGTTTAAAAAAAGATATGGTTATAATATGATAACTTTATTTTTAAACAAATACTTTAAAGAAAGATTAAACCCTTGAGTTGTTTATAGATATATGAAAATAATGAGTTTAAAAGCAGCAAAGAAAAAGAAAGTTCCAAACTATGATAAATCAGGTCCATTAAGATTTGAAAATTTACTAAATAGAAACTTTAAATCTAAAAATATAAATGAAAAATGAGTAACAGATGTAACTTATATAAAAACTATTAATGGAAACGTATATCTATCTGTTATAAAGGATTTGTTTAATTCAGAAATTATTGATTGAAAGTTATCGGTTAGTCCTAATAATAAATTATGTCATACAAATTTAATAAGCGCCATTAAAAAAAGAGGTGCACCAAAGATAATCCACTCAGATCAAGGATCACCATATACAAATGAAACTTGAGAAAGATTATGTAAAACTAATAATATAAATATTTCTATGTCACGAAGAGGAAATTCACCAGATAATGGGCCTGTGAGTCTTTTTTTGGAACTTTTAAAAATGAATGTATATATACATATAAAGTAA
- a CDS encoding DJ-1 family glyoxalase III: MANIAIFLANGFEDTEMVATNDILNRAKKQFPGSFDIIDIVSITKDNKVTGSYGTTVVANKLIDEINFDAYDCLVLPGGGLGVENLEKSDKLLKALKDFKEKEKTIAAICAAPQILGKLGLVDGVEVTHYPGCVEGLDKAIKKPQMAAISDKNVITGSSIGGALQFALQIVDHFTSTEQMLDIYKSLVFNY; the protein is encoded by the coding sequence ATGGCAAATATTGCAATATTCTTGGCTAATGGTTTCGAAGATACAGAAATGGTAGCTACAAATGACATTTTAAATAGGGCTAAAAAACAATTTCCAGGTAGTTTTGATATTATTGATATTGTATCAATTACAAAAGATAATAAAGTAACTGGTTCATATGGAACTACAGTTGTTGCTAATAAATTAATAGATGAGATTAATTTTGATGCTTATGATTGCTTGGTATTACCTGGAGGAGGACTTGGCGTTGAAAATCTTGAAAAATCAGATAAATTGCTAAAAGCACTTAAAGATTTTAAAGAAAAAGAAAAAACAATTGCAGCTATATGTGCTGCACCACAGATACTTGGTAAATTAGGTTTGGTTGATGGTGTTGAAGTTACTCACTACCCAGGCTGTGTTGAAGGTCTTGATAAGGCTATAAAAAAACCACAAATGGCTGCAATCTCGGATAAAAATGTAATTACAGGATCATCAATAGGGGGTGCTCTACAATTTGCTTTGCAAATTGTAGATCATTTTACCTCAACCGAACAAATGTTAGATATTTATAAAAGTCTAGTATTTAATTACTAA
- the infB gene encoding translation initiation factor IF-2: protein MTNKTKKNNNKQVDKSKSKAHTTNIKNKLRETKETGLIDGVFIFTEPLSIADFAIKIGKEPAVIVKMFFTKGIMVNQTFTLSEEQMGELCLELGYDFKKETNITKENIFENFDEEDKPEDLTTKPPVVTIMGHVDHGKTTLLDSIRNANVIDGEFGGITQHIGAYQTSINKNKITFIDTPGHEAFTEMRARGSEVTDIVIIVVAADDGVMPQTEEAIDHAKAANVPIIVFVNKIDKPGSDPSKVKMELMKFGIVAEEFGGDTPFIEGSAKTKIGLDSLLETILLLAELKDLKANSNKFARGTIIEAHIDKNRGPIATILVQNGTLNIKDIVIAGATYGTIKDIENENKMKLKSVSPGQPALIVGLNEVPRAGDKFIVVSEEKMARDIAKAQFEKQANDSRNKNSAFTLDSIKNQIEAGELKSINIILKADVQGTVEAVRNAMLKINIEGVRINVIRSTVGAISISDITLALASNAIVYGFNVRPNAQVRQKAEEDGVEIRLHNIIYKLLEEIQEAATGLLDPVYEEKQLGEAEVRQLFRHSQVGTIAGCRVVSGSVLRGSKVHVIRDGIVIYSGEMASLRNNKDDIKEARTGQECGITIKNFNDLKENDIIEAYKIEEVK, encoded by the coding sequence ATGACAAATAAAACAAAAAAAAATAATAATAAACAAGTTGATAAATCTAAGTCAAAAGCTCACACAACAAACATTAAAAATAAACTAAGAGAAACAAAGGAAACAGGTTTAATTGATGGAGTCTTTATTTTTACAGAACCTTTATCAATTGCTGATTTTGCAATAAAAATTGGCAAAGAACCAGCTGTAATTGTAAAAATGTTTTTTACAAAAGGTATAATGGTAAATCAAACATTTACACTGTCTGAAGAGCAAATGGGTGAACTTTGTTTAGAACTTGGATACGACTTTAAAAAAGAAACAAATATTACAAAAGAAAATATTTTCGAAAATTTTGATGAAGAGGACAAACCTGAAGATTTAACAACAAAACCACCTGTTGTTACAATTATGGGGCACGTAGATCATGGAAAAACAACATTACTTGACTCAATTAGAAATGCAAATGTAATTGATGGTGAGTTTGGTGGAATTACCCAACATATTGGCGCTTATCAAACTAGTATAAACAAAAATAAAATTACATTTATTGACACTCCTGGACATGAGGCCTTTACAGAAATGAGGGCAAGAGGTAGTGAAGTTACTGATATTGTAATAATCGTTGTTGCAGCAGATGACGGTGTAATGCCACAAACAGAAGAAGCAATAGATCACGCCAAGGCAGCTAATGTTCCAATAATAGTTTTTGTTAATAAAATTGATAAACCAGGATCAGACCCAAGTAAAGTAAAAATGGAATTAATGAAATTTGGGATAGTTGCTGAAGAATTTGGTGGAGACACACCTTTTATTGAAGGATCTGCAAAAACAAAAATTGGTTTGGATTCATTACTTGAAACAATACTTTTACTAGCAGAATTAAAAGATTTAAAAGCAAACTCTAATAAATTTGCAAGAGGTACAATTATTGAAGCTCATATTGATAAAAATAGAGGACCTATAGCAACGATTCTTGTTCAAAATGGAACTTTAAATATTAAAGATATAGTTATTGCTGGGGCAACTTACGGAACAATAAAAGATATTGAAAATGAAAATAAAATGAAACTTAAATCAGTTAGCCCAGGTCAACCAGCTCTAATAGTTGGTTTAAATGAAGTACCAAGAGCAGGAGATAAGTTTATTGTTGTTTCTGAAGAAAAAATGGCAAGAGATATCGCTAAGGCACAATTTGAAAAACAAGCAAATGATTCAAGAAACAAAAACTCTGCATTTACATTGGATTCTATCAAAAACCAAATTGAAGCAGGTGAACTTAAATCAATTAATATTATTTTAAAAGCCGACGTTCAAGGAACAGTTGAAGCCGTTAGAAATGCTATGTTAAAAATTAATATTGAAGGAGTAAGAATCAATGTAATTCGTTCAACAGTTGGTGCTATTTCAATTAGTGATATTACATTAGCGCTTGCCTCAAATGCAATTGTTTATGGTTTTAATGTAAGACCAAATGCTCAAGTTAGACAAAAAGCTGAAGAAGACGGTGTTGAAATTAGATTACATAATATAATATATAAATTATTAGAAGAGATTCAAGAAGCTGCAACAGGATTGTTAGATCCAGTTTATGAAGAAAAACAATTAGGTGAAGCTGAGGTTAGACAATTATTTAGACACTCACAAGTTGGAACTATTGCTGGATGTAGGGTAGTAAGCGGAAGTGTCTTAAGAGGCTCAAAAGTTCACGTTATTAGAGATGGTATTGTTATATATAGTGGAGAAATGGCTTCGTTAAGAAATAATAAAGATGATATCAAAGAAGCTAGAACAGGCCAAGAATGTGGTATTACAATAAAGAACTTTAATGATTTAAAAGAAAATGATATTATAGAAGCATATAAGATAGAAGAGGTGAAATAA
- a CDS encoding ABC transporter permease, translating to MSVNILLEAISIYFVIFSLASLSGLISERSGVINVGIDGMMVIGALAYAIVGSKMYKNDNTPILQLVPIIVAAIVGGLFALLHSFASIKLKADQIVSGTAINLFAQGIAMFLTTTRGWTESNGTLITSGYKIVSFSGTNNIFTLYLLISIIITCFSGIYFSFTRTGVRHIAVGENPQAVSSSGINVLKYRYLAVLTSGLLAGISGAFFVILKNNGNFYGTVNGFGFIALAIMIVGQWKIRFTVVASFLFSVFFTIGEKIFYLTSNEWIKSNGNLFNMMPFILSLLTMITISKFSKPPKSIGEPYEKSKR from the coding sequence ATGTCAGTTAATATTTTGTTAGAGGCAATTTCAATTTACTTCGTAATCTTTTCATTAGCTTCTCTTTCTGGACTTATATCAGAAAGATCAGGTGTAATAAATGTTGGTATTGACGGAATGATGGTTATTGGTGCTTTAGCTTATGCAATAGTTGGTAGTAAAATGTATAAAAATGATAATACTCCAATTTTACAATTAGTTCCAATAATTGTAGCTGCAATTGTTGGTGGTTTATTCGCTCTTTTGCATAGTTTTGCTTCAATAAAATTAAAGGCAGATCAAATAGTTTCGGGTACTGCAATTAATTTATTTGCACAAGGAATTGCAATGTTTTTAACAACTACTAGAGGTTGAACAGAGTCTAATGGAACTTTAATTACATCTGGATATAAAATTGTTTCATTTTCAGGTACAAATAATATATTTACTTTATATCTGTTAATTTCAATTATAATTACTTGTTTTTCAGGTATATATTTTTCATTTACCAGAACTGGTGTTAGGCATATTGCAGTTGGTGAAAATCCTCAAGCTGTAAGTTCTTCAGGTATAAATGTTTTAAAATATAGATATTTAGCAGTTTTAACAAGTGGGTTATTAGCGGGTATATCAGGAGCATTTTTTGTAATATTAAAAAATAATGGTAACTTTTATGGAACAGTTAATGGATTTGGTTTTATCGCTTTGGCCATAATGATTGTTGGACAATGAAAAATCAGATTTACAGTTGTTGCTTCTTTCTTGTTCTCGGTATTTTTCACAATTGGGGAAAAAATATTTTATCTAACAAGTAACGAATGAATCAAAAGTAATGGTAATCTATTTAACATGATGCCATTTATATTGTCATTATTAACTATGATAACAATTTCAAAATTTTCAAAACCCCCAAAAAGTATTGGGGAACCATATGAAAAATCAAAAAGATAA
- a CDS encoding L7Ae/L30e/S12e/Gadd45 family ribosomal protein has protein sequence MNKIKLMNSLGLAASANKIFVGTKLIEKIQDKKINLVIIATDISATQYKKITNKCNFYNIKYYDNLLSGIEISKSIGKNNIKNVGLQDFNFIKLIINNI, from the coding sequence ATGAATAAAATAAAATTAATGAATTCATTAGGGCTGGCAGCATCAGCTAACAAAATTTTTGTGGGAACTAAACTAATTGAAAAAATCCAAGATAAAAAAATAAATTTAGTCATTATTGCAACAGATATAAGTGCAACACAATATAAAAAAATTACTAACAAGTGTAATTTTTATAATATTAAATATTATGATAATCTATTAAGTGGAATAGAAATAAGTAAATCAATAGGAAAAAATAACATTAAAAATGTTGGTCTACAAGATTTTAATTTCATAAAATTAATAATTAATAATATTTAA